In Mycolicibacterium mucogenicum DSM 44124, the following are encoded in one genomic region:
- a CDS encoding SDR family NAD(P)-dependent oxidoreductase: MPSVLVTGAGRGIGLAITQHLAATGWDVIAGVRSKADAAAVVALAPQRISAVILDVTSEDDVAALSAALPDRLDAVVNNAGIVVAGPVETLTPADWRKQLDVNVVGQFAVTAAVLPKLRESRGRVVFISSVNGQLSTPMIGAYAASKFALEAGAEALRIELRPWGVPVVVVEPAQTDTDMWRKADDMVTELEAGVSPAHQALYGKHIAGMKKMVPLSQKMAVDPAKVVAVVEEALTARRPRARYIVGLGPKLQAALMTNIPASVRGFILAKVFGVPRRV, encoded by the coding sequence ATGCCTTCAGTTCTCGTCACCGGTGCCGGCCGCGGTATCGGGCTGGCCATCACCCAGCACCTCGCCGCCACTGGGTGGGATGTCATCGCCGGAGTGCGCAGCAAGGCCGACGCTGCCGCGGTCGTGGCGCTGGCTCCGCAACGGATTTCGGCGGTGATCCTCGATGTCACCTCTGAAGATGATGTCGCGGCGCTGTCGGCGGCGTTGCCGGACCGGCTCGACGCCGTGGTGAACAACGCCGGCATCGTCGTCGCCGGTCCCGTCGAGACGCTGACCCCCGCGGACTGGCGGAAGCAGTTGGACGTCAACGTGGTCGGTCAGTTCGCCGTGACTGCGGCAGTGCTGCCCAAGTTGCGGGAGTCCCGAGGCCGTGTGGTGTTCATCTCCAGCGTCAACGGTCAGCTGTCGACGCCGATGATCGGTGCCTATGCGGCATCGAAGTTCGCGCTGGAGGCCGGCGCCGAGGCGCTCCGAATCGAACTGCGGCCCTGGGGCGTTCCGGTGGTGGTCGTGGAGCCCGCGCAGACCGATACGGACATGTGGCGCAAGGCCGACGACATGGTCACCGAGCTCGAGGCCGGCGTCTCGCCCGCGCACCAGGCCCTGTACGGCAAGCACATCGCCGGCATGAAGAAGATGGTGCCGCTGTCGCAGAAGATGGCCGTCGACCCGGCGAAAGTCGTTGCGGTGGTGGAGGAAGCGCTCACCGCGCGGCGGCCCAGGGCGCGGTACATCGTCGGGCTGGGGCCCAAGCTGCAAGCCGCCCTGATGACGAACATCCCGGCGTCCGTGCGCGGTTTCATCCTGGCCAAGGTCTTCGGGGTGCCGCGGCGGGTGTAG
- a CDS encoding cytochrome P450 → MTGAPGVIDPQTLLLGLMDPGNRADPYPLYERFLEVGPLALPYANLVVFPGFAECDEVLRHPASANDRLKSTVTQKQIAAGQRPARPFGEPGFLFLDPPDHTRLRGLAQKAFAPKVIKALEADIVTMVDGLLEGVTGTMDVVADLAYPLPVAVICRLLGVPMADEPLFSRASALLAGGLDPFVAAGDEAAEDNTDLMEAGLWLRGYLRDLIEQRRSSPGEDLISALIAAEEDGDQLTSEEIVATCNLLLIAGHETTVNLIANAALAMLRNPRHWAALAADPSRASSIVEETLRFDPPVQLTSRVAVEDIEIGGVAVPKGDIMMLLLAAAQRDPRMYDRPGEFDPDRGAIKHLAFGKGPHFCLGAPLARLEASVALSALAARFPNAQLAGEPVYKPNLTLRGLATLPVTV, encoded by the coding sequence ATGACTGGAGCGCCCGGAGTGATCGACCCGCAAACGCTGCTTCTCGGGTTGATGGATCCGGGCAACCGGGCGGACCCGTACCCGCTGTACGAGCGATTCCTCGAGGTCGGGCCGCTGGCGCTGCCCTATGCGAACCTGGTCGTGTTTCCCGGCTTCGCCGAGTGCGACGAGGTGCTGCGGCACCCGGCATCGGCCAACGACCGGCTGAAGTCGACGGTGACGCAAAAGCAGATCGCTGCGGGCCAGCGGCCGGCCCGCCCGTTCGGTGAGCCGGGCTTCCTTTTCCTCGATCCGCCGGATCACACTCGGCTCCGCGGGCTGGCGCAGAAGGCGTTCGCGCCCAAGGTGATCAAGGCCCTCGAGGCCGACATCGTGACCATGGTCGACGGGCTGCTCGAGGGCGTGACGGGCACGATGGACGTGGTGGCCGACCTGGCCTATCCGCTGCCGGTCGCGGTGATCTGCCGGCTGCTCGGCGTGCCGATGGCCGACGAGCCGCTGTTCAGCCGGGCGTCGGCGCTGCTGGCCGGTGGGCTGGATCCCTTCGTGGCAGCGGGCGACGAGGCGGCCGAGGACAACACCGACCTGATGGAGGCCGGTCTCTGGCTGCGCGGATATCTGCGGGACCTCATCGAGCAGCGACGCAGTTCGCCGGGGGAGGACCTGATCTCCGCGCTGATCGCCGCCGAAGAAGACGGCGACCAACTGACCTCCGAAGAGATCGTGGCGACCTGCAATCTGCTGCTGATCGCCGGGCACGAGACGACGGTGAACCTGATCGCCAACGCGGCCCTGGCAATGCTGCGGAACCCGCGGCACTGGGCGGCGCTGGCGGCGGATCCGTCGCGGGCGTCGTCGATCGTGGAGGAGACGTTGCGGTTCGATCCGCCGGTGCAGCTGACCAGCCGCGTCGCCGTCGAGGACATCGAGATCGGTGGCGTGGCGGTGCCCAAGGGCGACATCATGATGCTGCTTCTGGCTGCCGCGCAACGGGATCCGCGCATGTACGACCGGCCCGGCGAATTCGACCCCGACCGCGGTGCGATCAAGCACCTGGCCTTCGGCAAGGGTCCGCACTTCTGCCTCGGCGCGCCACTGGCCCGGTTGGAGGCGTCCGTTGCGCTTTCGGCGCTGGCGGCGCGATTCCCGAACGCGCAGTTGGCGGGTGAACCTGTCTATAAGCCCAACCTGACGCTGCGGGGCCTGGCGACCCTGCCCGTCACCGTTTGA
- the tgt gene encoding tRNA guanosine(34) transglycosylase Tgt yields the protein MSQQFFEVTAQLPDRRGRAGVIHTPHGDIQTPAFIAVGTAATVKGVLPETMKSLGAQALLSNAYHLYLQPGPDVVDEAGGLGAFMNWPGPTFTDSGGFQVMSLGVGFKKVLAMDTARLQADDIIAEGKERLAHVDEDGVTFRSHLNGDKHRFTPEVSIGIQHQLGADIIFAFDELTTLVNTRAYQERSVERTHRWAVRCLAEHRRLTIERAGKPAQALFGVVQGAQYEDLRRQATKGLVGIVDEDGHGFDGYGIGGALEKQNLATIVGWVTDELPDDKPRHLLGISEPDDLFAAIEAGADTFDCVSPSRVARNAAMYSATGRFNVTNARFKRDFNPIDAECDCYTCANYTRAYMHHLFKAKEILASTLGTIHNERFIIRLVDQIRAAIIAGEFDELRDHVLGRYYGSR from the coding sequence GTGAGTCAGCAGTTCTTCGAAGTCACCGCGCAGCTGCCGGATCGGCGTGGCCGGGCCGGCGTGATCCATACGCCGCACGGTGACATCCAGACGCCGGCGTTCATCGCCGTCGGTACCGCGGCGACGGTCAAGGGCGTTCTGCCGGAGACCATGAAATCACTTGGGGCGCAGGCACTTCTGTCCAATGCCTACCACCTGTACCTGCAACCGGGGCCCGATGTGGTGGACGAAGCGGGCGGGCTCGGCGCCTTCATGAACTGGCCCGGGCCGACGTTCACCGACAGCGGCGGCTTTCAGGTGATGTCGCTCGGGGTGGGCTTCAAGAAGGTGTTGGCCATGGACACGGCCCGGTTGCAGGCCGACGACATCATTGCCGAAGGAAAAGAGCGGCTGGCCCACGTCGACGAAGACGGGGTGACGTTCCGCTCGCACCTCAACGGTGACAAGCATCGGTTCACGCCGGAGGTGTCGATCGGCATTCAGCACCAGCTCGGCGCTGACATCATCTTCGCCTTCGACGAGTTGACCACCCTGGTGAACACCCGTGCCTATCAAGAACGTTCGGTGGAACGGACCCACCGGTGGGCGGTGCGGTGCCTGGCCGAACATCGTCGGCTGACGATCGAACGCGCGGGCAAGCCGGCGCAGGCACTATTCGGGGTGGTGCAGGGGGCGCAGTACGAGGACCTGCGGCGACAGGCCACCAAGGGGCTCGTCGGCATCGTCGACGAGGACGGGCACGGCTTTGACGGCTACGGCATCGGTGGCGCGCTCGAGAAACAGAACCTGGCGACCATCGTCGGCTGGGTCACCGACGAACTGCCCGACGACAAGCCGCGGCACCTCCTCGGTATCAGTGAGCCCGATGATCTGTTCGCCGCCATCGAAGCCGGCGCCGACACCTTCGACTGCGTCTCCCCGTCGCGGGTCGCCCGCAACGCCGCGATGTACTCGGCGACCGGTCGCTTCAACGTCACCAACGCGCGGTTCAAGCGGGATTTCAATCCCATTGACGCCGAATGTGATTGCTACACGTGCGCCAACTACACGCGGGCGTACATGCACCATCTGTTCAAGGCCAAGGAGATCCTGGCGTCGACGCTGGGCACCATCCACAACGAGCGGTTCATCATCCGGCTCGTCGACCAGATCCGCGCCGCCATCATCGCCGGTGAGTTCGACGAACTGCGGGACCACGTGCTGGGGCGTTACTACGGCTCTCGATAG
- a CDS encoding lipoprotein LpqH yields MKRGLVVAVAGAAVLAAGLTGCSKDDKKSSGSSATASASASSAAGNSSAGSGTAKVSIDGKAQDVQGQIGCTTAAGNVVIAIGNASGGLGVTLTDADPPVVKTVGLGAVNGVTLGYTDGVPGGEAKATKDGKTYKISGTATGVDMANPMEPTKKPFEIEVTCP; encoded by the coding sequence ATGAAGCGTGGTTTGGTTGTCGCGGTCGCAGGTGCCGCGGTTCTGGCCGCCGGCCTGACCGGCTGTTCCAAGGACGACAAGAAGTCGTCCGGCTCGTCGGCCACCGCATCGGCCTCGGCGTCGTCGGCTGCGGGTAACTCTTCTGCCGGATCGGGCACTGCGAAGGTCAGCATCGACGGCAAGGCCCAGGACGTCCAGGGCCAGATCGGCTGCACCACGGCAGCCGGCAACGTGGTCATCGCCATCGGCAATGCTTCGGGCGGCCTGGGCGTCACCCTGACGGACGCCGACCCGCCGGTCGTCAAGACCGTCGGCCTGGGTGCCGTCAACGGCGTCACCCTGGGATACACCGACGGTGTCCCGGGCGGCGAAGCCAAGGCCACCAAGGACGGCAAGACCTACAAGATCAGCGGCACCGCCACCGGGGTCGACATGGCCAACCCGATGGAGCCCACCAAGAAGCCCTTCGAGATCGAGGTGACCTGCCCCTAG